The following proteins are co-located in the Castanea sativa cultivar Marrone di Chiusa Pesio chromosome 8, ASM4071231v1 genome:
- the LOC142605667 gene encoding scarecrow-like protein 33, with the protein MFMDPQQPQFFGSINGFKFDMESLFVNSDQYPVVENGIIFNSPTLGPSFMGNPVFSPDPSPGNSAQSSLLEGDSPTDDSDFSDSVLKYISQVLMEEEMESKPCMFHDPLALQATEKSLYEVIGGKNPTSPDQHPLYIDQNVESPDDSFLSGFSDHSSNSSSSFGNSNLNDFQWNHADFGEYKPSLLKNPLPTDFVFQSTAKSSPPSSFNFPNSLTSDGNGLLGSSVNELLVQNFLSNTESVLQFQRGVEEASKFLPKGNQLTVDLENNKFSPVLNRKAPEVLVKMEIDEREHSPSRLRGRKNHEREDTDLEDGRSNKQSAVYPDESEISEMFDRVLLCGGAKREPSVCNFDESLQNGENKNLLQNGQSNVSSGAKTRAKKQSNTKDVVDLRTLLVLCAQAVSSDDRRTASGVLKQVRQHSSPFGDGSQRLAHYFADCIEARLAGTGTQIYTALAPKKTSAADVLKAYQAYVSACPFMKLAIIFANHMILRASENAATLHIIDFGILYGFQWPALIQCLSRRQGGPPKLRITGIELPQRGFRPAEGVQQTGRRLAKYCERFNVPFEYNAIAQKWETIQVKDLKINRDEVLAVNCLNRFKNLLDETVVVNNPRDAVLNLIRKINPNIFVHAIVNGSYNAPFFVTRFREALFHFSSLFDMLDTNTAREDPMRLMFEKEFFGREAMNVIACEGLERVERPETYKQWQLRKMRAGFRQLPMDREIMKKLRAKLKGGYHNDFVVDVDGHWMLQGWKGRILYASSCWIPA; encoded by the coding sequence ATGTTCATGGATCCACAACAACCCCAATTCTTTGGGTCAATTAACGGTTTCAAATTTGATATGGAGTCACTTTTTGTCAATTCAGATCAGTACCCAGTTgttgaaaatgggattatattcAATAGCCCCACTTTAGGTCCTAGCTTCATGGGCAATCCAGTTTTTAGCCCTGATCCAAGCCCTGGTAATTCTGCTCAATCGAGCTTATTAGAGGGCGATTCTCCCACAGATGACAGTGACTTTTCTGATAGTGTCCTAAAGTACATAAGCCAGGTGCTTATGGAAGAGGAGATGGAGTCAAAGCCGTGTATGTTCCATGACCCGTTGGCTCTTCAAGCCACGGAGAAATCATTGTATGAAGTCATTGGTGGGAAGAACCCTACATCCCCGGATCAACACCCGCTTTATATTGATCAAAATGTTGAGAGTCCGGATGATAGTTTTTTGAGTGGCTTCAGTGATCATAGTAGCAATAGCAGTTCTAGTTTTGGTAATAGTAACTTGAACGATTTTCAGTGGAATCATGCTGATTTTGGAGAATACAAACCCTCTTTGTTAAAAAATCCTCTCCCCACTGACTTTGTTTTCCAGTCCACTGCAAAGTCTAGTCCACCATCATCTTTTAACTTTCCAAACAGCCTCACTAGTGATGGTAATGGGCTGCTGGGCTCATCTGTCAATGAGCTTCTGGTTCAGAACTTCTTAAGCAATACCGAATCAGTTTTGCAGTTCCAGAGAGGGGTAGAGGAAGCTAGTAAATTCCTTCCTAAAGGGAATCAGCTGACTGTTGATCTGGAGAACAACAAATTTTCTCCTGTTTTGAATAGGAAGGCTCCAGAAGTGTTGGTTAAGATGGAGATAGATGAGAGGGAGCACTCCCCTTCTAGGTTAAGAGGAAGGAAGAATCATGAGCGAGAGGATACAGACTTAGAAGATGGGAGGAGTAACAAGCAATCAGCTGTTTATCCGGACGAGAGTGAGATATCGGAGATGTTTGATAGGGTGCTGCTCTGTGGTGGGGCAAAACGAGAGCCTTCAGTGTGTAATTTTGATGAAAGCTTGCAGAATGGAGAAAACAAAAACCTGCTGCAGAATGGACAATCAAATGTATCTAGTGGTGCAAAGACTCGTGCCAAGAAACAGAGCAATACGAAGGATGTTGTGGATTTGAGAACTCTATTGGTGCTGTGTGCACAAGCAGTCTCCTCTGATGATAGGAGGACTGCTTCTGGAGTACTAAAACAGGTTAGGCAGCACTCTTCCCCATTTGGTGATGGGTCGCAGAGGTTGGCCCATTACTTTGCGGACTGCATTGAGGCGCGCTTAGCTGGCACAGGGACCCAAATTTACACTGCTCTAGCTCCCAAAAAAACGTCAGCTGCTGATGTGTTGAAAGCTTACCAAGCATATGTTTCAGCCTGCCCCTTCATGAAGCTTGCAATTATCTTTGCAAATCATATGATTCTGAGAGCATCTGAGAATGCAGCAACACTTCATATTATTGATTTCGGTATCCTTTATGGTTTCCAATGGCCTGCCCTCATCCAGTGTCTTTCAAGAAGACAGGGGGGGCCTCCCAAGCTACGCATTACAGGGATAGAGCTTCCTCAACGTGGTTTCCGGCCAGCAGAAGGAGTACAGCAGACAGGGCGTCGCTTGGCAAAGTATTGTGAGCGTTTCAACGTTCCATTCGAGTATAATGCAATTGCACAGAAATGGGAAACTATTCAAGTGAAGGACCTCAAAATTAATAGAGATGAGGTACTTGCAGTGAATTGTTTGAACCGGTTTAAGAACCTGCTTGATGAGACAGTTGTGGTGAATAATCCGAGGGATGCTGTTCTAAACTTAATTAGGAAGATAAATCCTAATATTTTTGTCCATGCCATTGTTAATGGATCCTACAATGCTCCATTCTTTGTCACACGGTTCCGTGAGGCTCTCTTCCACTTCTCCTCATTGTTTGATATGCTTGATACTAACACTGCCCGTGAAGATCCCATGAGATTGATGTTTGAAAAAGAGTTTTTTGGGCGGGAGGCCATGAATGTCATAGCTTGTGAAGGATTAGAGAGGGTTGAGAGGCCTGAGACATACAAGCAGTGGCAGCTTCGGAAAATGAGGGCTGGGTTTAGGCAACTTCCAATGGATCGTGAAATCATGAAGAAACTGAGGGCTAAACTGAAAGGTGGGTACCATAATGATTTTGTGGTTGACGTAGATGGGCACTGGATGCTTCAAGGTTGGAAGGGCCGGATTCTCTATGCTTCCTCCTGCTGGATACCTGCCTAG